A single Moritella sp. Urea-trap-13 DNA region contains:
- a CDS encoding alpha/beta fold hydrolase, with protein MHSVLTASDGREIKLFAWLPEQEVRYVMVLSHGMAEHIQRYASFALACNAAGIAVYGANHRGHGEDAPVLGHYADDNGWQKVISDLDVIVDDVTKRHAVPLVLFGHSMGSFIAQQYAILHGSKLSGLILSGSNYQNPILYKLASLISKIEKIRIGARSPSRFLDFISFGAFNSKFKPTRTAFDWLSRDPVQVDKYINDDYCGFPCSPQFWLDFMSGLITISQKSAIAKIPKQLPIYIFSGDKDPVGLQGKGVLALEQHIINNGCDNVQCKLYPDGRHEMLNESNANAVFNDVTDWVTSTIS; from the coding sequence ATGCACTCTGTGCTGACGGCTAGCGATGGCCGAGAAATCAAATTGTTTGCTTGGTTACCAGAGCAAGAAGTCCGTTACGTGATGGTACTGAGTCACGGCATGGCTGAGCATATCCAGCGTTATGCAAGCTTTGCCTTAGCTTGTAATGCCGCAGGTATTGCGGTGTACGGTGCTAACCATCGAGGTCATGGCGAAGATGCTCCGGTATTAGGCCATTACGCCGATGATAACGGTTGGCAAAAAGTGATCAGCGATCTCGATGTTATCGTTGATGATGTGACTAAGCGTCATGCTGTACCCTTAGTATTATTCGGTCACAGCATGGGCTCTTTCATTGCCCAGCAATATGCGATCTTGCATGGCAGCAAGCTGAGTGGATTAATACTCAGTGGCTCTAATTACCAAAATCCAATCTTATATAAATTGGCCAGCTTGATCAGTAAAATCGAAAAAATACGTATTGGCGCGAGATCCCCAAGCCGCTTTTTAGATTTTATTTCTTTTGGCGCCTTCAATAGTAAATTCAAACCGACGCGCACTGCATTTGACTGGTTAAGTCGTGATCCGGTGCAAGTTGATAAATATATCAATGATGATTACTGTGGTTTTCCGTGTTCGCCACAATTTTGGTTAGATTTTATGTCAGGGTTAATCACCATTAGCCAAAAATCAGCAATAGCCAAGATCCCCAAGCAATTACCAATCTATATTTTTAGTGGTGATAAAGATCCGGTTGGTTTACAGGGCAAAGGCGTATTAGCATTAGAGCAACATATAATAAATAATGGTTGTGATAACGTGCAGTGCAAACTTTACCCCGATGGCCGTCATGAGATGCTCAACGAGTCGAATGCGAATGCGGTATTTAACGATGTAACGGATTGGGTTACATCAACAATCAGCTAA
- the aceB gene encoding malate synthase A, with the protein MTANTQSHETGSLIFHGEINQEQQQILNPAAVALLTELVEKFAPQVDELLNQRVKKQARMDAGELPDFLPETAHIRDGDWQIQGIPAKLQDRRVEITGPVDRKMVINALNARVKVFMADFEDSFAPTWAGVLDGQVNLRDAVNGTIEYTNPANGKHYTLDEDPATLICRVRGLHLPEKHITFNGKIVPGCLVDFALFFSNNYEALLAKGAGPYFYVPKLQSHHESKWWSEVFSYAEDKVNLDRGTIKATLLIETIPAVFEMEEILYSMKEHIVALNCGRWDYIFSYIKTLRKHADRVLPDRHSVTMDKTFLSAYSRLLIKTCHKRGALAMGGMAAFIPAKTAEENDKVLTKVTADKTLEAQNGHDGTWVAHPGLADTAMGVMNEYIGEGNANQLQVSRADDAPVTAAELLQPCDGERTETGMRLNIRIGVRYLEAWISGNGCVPIYGLMEDAATAEISRASIWQWIQHGKTLSNGKVVTKELFCQLLQEELVVIRDEEIGVEAYENSRFAEASKLFEELTTSDHLAEFLTLPGYDFLD; encoded by the coding sequence ATGACTGCCAATACCCAGTCTCATGAAACAGGTTCTCTGATTTTCCATGGGGAAATCAACCAAGAACAACAACAGATCCTAAATCCTGCAGCAGTTGCTTTGTTGACTGAGTTAGTCGAAAAGTTCGCTCCTCAAGTTGATGAGTTACTAAACCAACGCGTGAAAAAACAAGCACGTATGGATGCTGGTGAATTACCAGACTTTCTACCAGAAACTGCCCATATCCGTGACGGTGACTGGCAGATTCAGGGTATCCCTGCAAAACTACAAGACCGTCGCGTAGAAATTACAGGTCCAGTTGACCGTAAAATGGTGATCAACGCCCTCAACGCACGCGTTAAAGTATTTATGGCTGACTTTGAAGATTCATTCGCACCAACATGGGCGGGCGTACTCGATGGACAAGTTAACTTACGTGATGCAGTAAACGGTACAATTGAATATACCAACCCTGCTAACGGTAAACACTATACTTTAGATGAAGATCCAGCGACGCTTATCTGTCGTGTACGTGGTCTGCACCTGCCAGAAAAACACATCACTTTTAACGGTAAAATTGTACCGGGTTGCTTGGTTGATTTCGCACTGTTCTTCTCGAATAACTACGAAGCATTATTAGCGAAAGGCGCGGGCCCTTATTTCTATGTTCCTAAATTACAAAGTCATCATGAATCTAAATGGTGGAGTGAAGTATTTAGCTATGCAGAAGACAAAGTAAACCTAGATCGCGGTACGATCAAAGCAACACTACTGATTGAAACTATCCCAGCTGTATTTGAAATGGAAGAAATTCTATATAGCATGAAAGAGCACATTGTTGCCCTTAACTGCGGTCGTTGGGATTACATCTTTAGCTACATTAAAACACTGCGTAAGCATGCTGACCGTGTACTGCCAGATCGTCATTCAGTGACGATGGATAAAACTTTCCTTAGCGCTTACTCACGTTTGTTAATCAAAACATGTCACAAACGTGGTGCTCTTGCTATGGGCGGTATGGCTGCATTCATTCCAGCTAAAACAGCAGAAGAAAACGATAAAGTATTAACCAAAGTAACCGCAGATAAGACCTTAGAAGCACAAAATGGTCATGACGGTACTTGGGTTGCTCACCCTGGACTGGCTGATACCGCGATGGGCGTGATGAACGAATACATTGGTGAAGGTAATGCTAACCAACTTCAAGTAAGTCGTGCAGATGATGCACCTGTTACTGCGGCTGAATTATTACAACCGTGTGATGGCGAACGTACTGAAACAGGCATGCGTTTAAATATCCGTATTGGTGTTCGTTACTTAGAAGCATGGATCTCGGGTAATGGTTGTGTGCCTATCTACGGCCTAATGGAAGATGCGGCAACAGCTGAAATCTCTCGCGCATCAATTTGGCAATGGATCCAACACGGCAAAACATTAAGCAACGGTAAAGTTGTGACCAAAGAATTGTTCTGCCAATTATTACAAGAAGAACTTGTGGTTATTCGCGATGAAGAAATTGGTGTTGAAGCTTACGAAAATAGCCGTTTTGCTGAAGCGTCAAAACTGTTTGAAGAGCTAACAACCAGTGATCATCTTGCTGAGTTCTTAACCCTTCCAGGTTACGATTTCTTAGATTAG
- the phoU gene encoding phosphate signaling complex protein PhoU has protein sequence MDNLTLGRHISGQFNAELESIRNQVMVMGGLVEEQLNSAIEVLSSQDIDVANKIIDTDKSVNSMEVAIDESCTRIIAKRQPAASDLRLIMAIIKTITDLERIGDVADRIARTVIENRNKKSPPLVSMENFGRHTVKMLHDVLDAFARMDVDAAFKVYQEDAKVDREYESIIRELMTYMMEDPRSIPQVLNVLWCARALERVGDRCQNISEYIVYFVKGKDIRHINHDEVKDLLSK, from the coding sequence ATGGATAATTTAACATTAGGCCGTCATATTTCTGGCCAATTTAATGCAGAGTTAGAAAGCATTCGTAACCAGGTAATGGTCATGGGTGGTTTAGTTGAAGAACAATTAAATTCAGCAATCGAAGTATTATCGTCACAAGATATCGATGTTGCCAACAAGATTATCGATACCGATAAAAGCGTCAACTCAATGGAAGTGGCGATTGATGAATCTTGCACTCGTATTATTGCTAAACGCCAACCAGCGGCAAGTGATTTACGTTTGATAATGGCAATTATTAAAACCATTACTGATTTAGAGCGTATTGGTGATGTCGCAGACCGTATTGCCCGTACTGTGATTGAAAACCGCAATAAAAAATCGCCACCGCTAGTGAGTATGGAAAACTTTGGTCGCCATACCGTAAAAATGTTGCATGATGTACTCGATGCGTTTGCGCGTATGGATGTCGATGCAGCGTTTAAAGTGTATCAAGAAGACGCTAAAGTTGACCGTGAATACGAAAGTATTATCCGTGAATTAATGACGTATATGATGGAAGATCCACGTTCAATCCCACAAGTGCTAAATGTACTCTGGTGTGCGCGTGCGCTAGAGCGTGTTGGTGATCGTTGTCAGAATATCTCTGAATACATTGTTTACTTTGTTAAAGGTAAAGATATTCGTCACATCAATCACGACGAAGTAAAAGACTTACTGTCAAAATAA